The Vespula vulgaris chromosome 3, iyVesVulg1.1, whole genome shotgun sequence DNA window tgcaCGATTATTTCATAATCAAGATTTTACTGAAATAGCTTCTTATATTTGGTACGATACTGCTTAGAATTGTTACTTTGTATTGTAGGCCACTACAATATTGCACATGTTAGCACCAGTTGAACaagattaatgaaattacTATATAGCTATGGAGGACTTACATGAATAGCGTATATTTttgtacaaaaatataatttcttattgcTCTAATGTAGTTATGCATATTCTCTATTCTGGTATACAtcaacataatatatatatatacaaatagcATCTAATACAAATTTCGCATAATATGtaatttgcaaaaatatattgtagtactctaattttttttatttatgcaatctgtattatgaaaaaattgacACTATTTTTTTCAGTAAAAATCGTGATGTgaaattctataataaaatattcgtccCCCAGGAACAAATAACTAATGTAGATATTAAAgtactaaaataaaatattttttttcttctatgaaGCATATAGTATCATATAGAAAGAAGTCTATctaaataatgttatattctcgttaaaaagaaattgttaaattcgatataaaaaccTTCATAGCACTTTAGTGTTTCTGGTcttgtacttatatatatactttcattttaatattggTACCATGGTTGACGACGTACCCATCGTAATTTCATACCAGAAGCAGTACGAATCTTTATACTTGCACATTCTGCAGCACGTACAGTTTCTTTGACACTCTGCATAAGATTTTGAGCATTTCCAACAAGCATATCAGTTGCCTCCTGATCTTCTTCTGTACCtgttttatatcataatatagattaatatatcataaaataataaaatgattattaaacagaaatatttgtctataagtattaattggattatttcataaacatagtttttaaatattactagTAAATTATGTGTTCATCAAATATAGATTACACTAAATATAGGATGAAGTGCTCTAAATATTGGGGAGACATGCACTTTTATAAagtacataataataaaaaactataataacattaagaatatgaaaaaaaatataatataatcagtCCAAAATACTGAAAATATCTACATCTTAATATACATGTttaaacatgtatataaaatactgtattaatatgtaacaacattatttatatctataagaaataatcatattaGCTATTGCAGTTACATATTCtaattataagaataaacTTACTGCACCCAATTAATTCATCTACACCATGGAGAATAGAGTCATGTCAATGGCATAGCATTAAACATTTTGAGTAACacacgaaaatataattagtttacaaatcaaaaatatataacatattgattattttcattgcaTCCATTTAATtcttgtattataataatattgttttatgaTTTCAGATCTTTCTAAATCTATACTTCCAGTCAGTACTAATGCAATATTAAACATAACATTGCAAATTTGTGTGTCTGCGTTTTAAAAGATGCTAAATTTGCATGCATTTTGACGAGATAATTGCAAATAGTaagatatgtaaaaattaaagaagataaaaagtgacaaaaagagaaagagaaaaaggtgaTATATAACATCAagcataatttattaattcttttaccATAAAGCATCAATTCTTCCCAGCTAGGGAGCATCTCTATGCataaagaatttcatttttttgttaataaaaattgctattaatatatgtaaataattttcttacagAAACATTTGTGTTCTCAtcgaaatatgtaaaaatcattattaataattagttttattGTATGAAATTCTTggtattttaaagaaatatgaagaatattttaatatttttgtacaaggaaaagattttaaaagaCATACCTTGTGCTCCAAGCATTGTAGCTTTTACtgtagataaaatttttaattgtgtTCCAATAGTTGGTATACGTTCACAAACTTGAAGtaaattctaaaaagaaaacaataaatacaagaaattatttttttataaatcttattctattctttataaatctatatctattctttttataaatcatatttagatatttagattgaataaataaacaaaattacaaCATACCGTACGAATTCGTTTATCAGTACATTCTCTAGCAAGTTCTTTTGCAAGACGTGTTACTTCCTGAGAAGCTTCGGCTATAGCTTTAGCACAAGCTATAAGATCTCTCTTATTTCCACCTTCTCCTCTAACTAAACCAGATAATTTACCCATCAAGACAGCCATTTTTTTAGCTGCtgcaataatttcattatctttGCTTGACCACTGTCGTACTTCTTGATGTAAACCATGTGCAGCCATCTATAATTAGTATTTCTTAATTgcaattattcttatttacaaaaaattttttattatatgaaacaaTTGAGAATGTACCATTATTGGTTGATTTGGTTGAGGTGCATGCATGAACATTTCGTCTTCGTCATCCGTTTCTGGAGGTGGAGGTCTTGGTGGTGGAATATCACCACCAGGTAATGGTGGACGTGGTGGTGCAACTTCTGTTAGAAATGACaatttgtttgtaataaaattttataacaataactATGTTTATTTgcaatatcataaataattttattgcagaataaaacgttaaataatttatatgcaaataatttatgtttatagaaaataaaagaaaaataagaaaaacttgGAAATATTGCAAACATTTCCAAGTTtcatattatcataatttttaaatgaagaaTATCGTTCTATAAAGAAACTGAAACataaacattaaatatattttcatgctACAAAGTACAAAATGTTAGATTATTGTGTTAGATAacttgttttaatttataaatatatagacatattaGTAATTACCATCatcataataatcaatatagcCTGGATAATTCCATGTagcaaaaaaatgaagaaaaaacatatagttatatagattatacaaaattaataaataattattaattatgttaattaattattatgagtAGCTATTCTAGTCAGAGGGAAGAAATAAGCATAATGAtagaaattaatgataaatgatataaaaccTTTCTATACATGCAATGTAAAGTTAGTATGCATGATTTTATAtgatgtaaaaattaaataaataattaaatattaaagaaactgtttttctttaaatcacATCTTGTATATTCCATTGAAAGTAgttgcaaatattttaaaattcatttgttGCTTTTAGAAAATgtacaaattataatacatgTCATATAAATGCCCCCCTTACATTGTATCTAAACACATGCTTGATAACAACAAATAGCCCTGAAAATAtaatcattcttctttttttcaagaacaatttttttggTTTACCTCCAGCACAAATTGACTTTTCCAACTCGTTGTCAGAAGCCAGTTCTTGATAGAGGAGATCTGGGTTATCTCCTGACAAGAGAATatgattaatttcaatttcaaataactcgtcatttataattaacgtgtacaatttttttttctttttttcattttttatactatCTGTAAATACCTCCACGTGCCCATTTTGGTAATGGACTAAGAGAACGATGTTGTGGTTTATTTGAACCTAGTGTGGGGCTGATCACGCGTAAATTGCTGGGTGAGGGTTGATTTCTCAAAGGCTGACCaactattatttcaaaaatatttatgaacgtttactttttcttaatcTATAAGACTgtagattattttcttctcataCTATTTTATCATAACTTTCTTGTGGTACATAATAAACggatataaaatagattatcATGCATAATTTCATGCCTATATAAGTACCTTTATCTGTGAAGTAATTATATTGTTGACTTGGCATTTGTTCCTCTGTAAAGAACATATTAAGTATCTATATTACCCCatgaaatatacattttaaacaATTACATTTGCTGCAAATAACTTCGTTTTTCAAGAACAATGTAATATCATTGCACTATTTGTTGAAGACTGTATTGGAAGTAGAGCAAGATATTTTCATagttaaatttcattttatgtaCATTGTGAAAAACAGTCGCATAATGAAAGTCTATTATTTAGTTATGTTACTTATTAGCCACTACTCCTCCACCTGACTACATATGCTACAATTTACATAATAACTATAATGGAATAtagttttagaaaatttatgtatttttttcttttttcttttttaaatgaatttttaatccaTGCTTGAATTTTgttaagaattaatattttcatttgtataaaaaaaatgtagaataatgataatgaaaatgatgCATTCGTTTTAATGCAATCAATTACTAttctaatattctttttttaacaaaagaatatcttctatttactactaaaaaaaatacattcagaatgaataataaagaacTGATAGCATAATACGTACCATCGGTGATATGCAGCTGCGACATTGATGGTGGTTGAACCAAATCTGGATGTACTACAATAGCCTTATGTACTTGTCCGACATTGGATAAAAGCTACGTGattgtaagtaataaaaatacaacagttattacataaaaaatttttgtataatataatgtttattatacatattgcACTTACAGCACGATTGCTTTCTCTCCAATGATATGCTGCAGTGTTATCATTAGTATTGATAGTAACATATTTTGCATTCTGGATCATTGGGGCAATACCTGTATTACGAAGTTGGTTAATTATTATGTCAACAAAACACTAAATTttacgttatataaaataataacttacTATTTTGTAAAGTATCAGTTGCTTGATTAACTCTTTGAATAAAAGCAGGATCCTCGCTATTATCACTTTCTTGTTTAGCCACGAGTATTACCCTATCAGCCAACCTTGCAATAGCAGCTGTATTGTCAACCATTTTTTGTGGATAAGATTTTGCAATAGCTTCTTCGCAAAGATATGTATGCTTTTGCATTTGTTCTTCTGAAGTTCTAATAAAATCGCCACTATCAGTTGCTTCATCGCACAATGCTCTTGCTCGCTGCATAGTTTCGGCATATTGTTGTCTAAGATTTTCAAAATGTTCATCGGCTGCTTTACTGTCCGGATACGTCATACGAATTCGACCAGCATTAACCAATTGAGGTGTTAATGATTCAACTTGTGAAGCACTTGCAGCTAATGCCTCagctaattttttattacctcCACTACctattattcaaaaaataaaacaatataattacataataaaaattggtaTAGTCGTAATGATGATACATACCACCAGCTGCAACCATTCTAGCCGTTTTTGCTGCTCTATTAGAAAATGTTTGGAGAGCATGAGTTTTGTCATTGAAATTTTGATCTCTTCCTGGTGTACCTTCTGGTGCCAAGACAGCATCCGTAAATTGCTTTAAAGGTGTCGTAATATCGATGAAATCTTCAACTACCCGTGATACAACAGCCTGTTGTATCCTATTCTTTAGCTCGTACAATTTATGCGATAGTTGACGTGCTATCTCTTGAGCTCTTGGTGTATTTCCTTGACCATGAGCACATAAATCTCCAAGTTGATGAGATAAATTATCAACTTCATCACATAATTGTAGAATCTCTACTTTATGTATACCAGGTAAACCTTCAGCAAcctaaattttacaattacgtcgattaaaaaagatcCTTTAaactttgaaatcttttaaaatactACATCTACTTTAGATCCAATACGTTTTGATACtgcaataaaaatttcttcgtgACTTACATTCGCTACATGCTGTTGGTTCTTTCCATTTGAGGCATTCAagcaaaatattaaatcttatatacgtaaaaaataaagtaattagaaggattaatattacatattgtatatatgtaatgtgtCCAAAATTATACtgctatttatatattatttaaaagaaaagaaaaaagaaaaaaggcaaGGAATACTTTTGGTAACTCATTTTAACAGAACtattatcgaatgaaatatattaacattaagaACAAAAACAGCAATGGATAAAGAAGcatgtataatatgtacaaTTTCCTGTAATTTAATTACGATTTAAGCATGCTTAATGATTCAATATAGTCAACAtaccttttttccttcatgTATTATCAAAGCTATAGCCTTTTGACCAAGTCCTTTATCATCTTGTTGTGGATTTAAAAGCCATTTATTAGCTTGTTCCAAACGACCTGCGACGGTATGTGCAGTTTGAGCTGTTCCTGATTTATCAGCGGCTACTAAGGCAGATGCTACGCAACTGcgtaattcatttaatttttcttttataccaCGCGCCAGAGCTTCTGCTTGTGGTGTAGTTCCTACAATAATAAGACATTATAATAGTGCACGAcgtagtaataaatatatgcacACATGGATGATCAaacctttttcattttgacgCAGTTCGCATAAAGCATCTGTCATGGTAATTATTTGTGAAGCTAATTTCGATAATGGTTCTGcttgagaaggagaaagatatcGTTCGGCTAATCGCGATGCTTGTTCCACTATTTGCCGAAGACTTTTTTCTCCTACACCTCCACGTAAAGCGAGTCCATCATCCAACCAATCGTATGCAGCACGTATTCTAGATTCTATAGCACTCTGTGCTTTTTTCAAGACCTaacaaaaagatttaataataatttttgttactttttaatttttcagtagtacattttataaacataCTGTTAATTGATCAGCATCCCATTCCTCTTCATCATATGTTGTTAATTGTAAAACTCTGATTATTTCATTCAGTTCGTCAGACATTCGTCCACttaaataattacgatttTCAGCTGCCTCTTCAGCTCCTTTTCCACCTTGAGATATGatgtgaataaaaattttcatagaaCAAATAAGGATTGGTGCCAAAGTTTTcacctgtatatatatatatatatatataatatttaaataaaataatcattacaTTTACTAGTTCTtggtaataaaatgaataattaccTGCTCTAAACATCGTATGAGGATTTCTCTATGAACTTGATgagttaattctttttcacgaGCGCTTACTTCTCTCGATACCTTACTTAAGCATGGACTTAAATTTTTAAGGAAGTGAACCAAATCTTCCATTGTTTCAATGACTTCAGTAACAGCTAAATAATCCAAAACGCGTTTACATtctctaattatttttcgtacTTCACTTTCATCAAAACATAACAGTAAAGAACTAGTTCCTTGCAGAATACCACGGGAACCTTCTATAagtttctttctataaaaaaccatatataaataaaatattgtttcaaatttataatagatatatcctAAATGTTTCTCCAAAATGTTTTTGTACTTATTATTTACCTGGCAGGTCCAGAATAAGGATCTTGTTTTAACATTGCAGATGCTTCTTCTAAAAGACGCGAAGCCCCCTCCACGCGTTGCAATGCTGCAGGCATGTCTTGCTTGAGCAAAGCATCATCTGAAgaatttattgtttctttgccaacctataatttttaatatgataatcAACAGTATCTTTAATATCTCATGCCTTACTTATGATTTTATTactaattgattttataacaaaataaaaaatatccatattcttttttaacttataaaatagatttaagACTTACTTTTATCAAATTAGTCACTGCCATACTAACTGCCTGTACAGGCTTTCCCAAATCTGGCATTGCATTTCCATCTTCAGCTTCTTCATGTAAAATGACAAGTCTTGAAACCTAAACAAAATATTGtacaaataattaagaaagctttttattttaattttatgtttgtttcttccttcaaatataagaagagaattttatagttgcttttttaatttaattacttcaaacacatacaaacacacacacactagattaattaaatgttcTATTATATGTTCAATTAAATGtactattatatctattatatgtgtctatgtgtttgtttatttgtatttaaatatttatacattacataaaattttattatacattttgatAAACAAACATACATTAGGATTCtgtttaaaaacaataaattatactatGTAACATTTATGGAATTTTAtgaatacaaatttaatttatgcaTCATACTGAACAGCTGATACCATTTTTGGTAAGGTTcagtttcattttcataaatcTAGTAGGCATCAGCAAGGTGTGTTAATGTTTCATGGCTATTTCTAGAAATAGAGGGGAAATGGTGTTGGAATGATATGAAATGTCATAAAAatcttgatttttatttttcaaattcagaataatattactatatatattatagtagagtaaatatcttaaattcttataatatataataattttcattccttgaaataatatataactattaatGTTCTTGTTGCTATAagtatatagaattttttaatattgtatgatattgtatttttaaaaatgtcaaCTTAGCAttgatgattaaaaaagatcagatttcataaatcatataaatacatgGTACAATCCTAAAAGCAAATTTAGTACTTCTCTTCCATGACCACAGAATGATGTCATAGTTCTATATAAAGTAACACAAGTATTACTGAGTAAGTTAAGTTGGAGGAGATTGTCTTGAGATATCAATAGTTATTCTAATCCAAATTaatgaaacaattaaaaattaattgatgagaaattatcttttatttttgcaaaatttattttaattaaaaaggtgtatgtatgtgtgtgtgtgtgtgtgtgtgtgtgtgataatttttatttgtatcgaatatagatagatatatatacatatatacgcatataaatagataaattttagGTAATCTATTGCGCGTGTGTGTGAATATTTGAAGATTCAATATGaccattttttataaaatatcttacctGCTGTGCGACAGGTTCAAGAATACTTTCTATAGTCTTTGTGTGAAACACCGGCATATTTTCGActtattacgtataaaaaataaaattaaaataaaaactttaattCCTTATAACTAAAGATATCAAATTCAatacaaataagaaataaacgttGACAagacaaaaatttaatataagaatagaaaaagcaaACTAAGCGAGTGCGACCAAATGACTGAACAACTACAGTATCACTGAATCATATAACCAGGGATGGTATCATTTCACTGAATAGTTGGCATTGATTAGAGTATATTATAGATTGCTAACTGCagtatcttttttaatagagTACAAGAGTTTGATGCAATGTTCAGTCGATAATTACTGAAGGTAAAACAGATTCTTTGTTAAAACATGTTACagttaaaaatatagatacagctagaaatttttctaaaacgaTGGTTAATTGATAACACGTAAAAAAGTATATGAATTTTTACTTTGTgaatacatattaattataataataaatattttttcttgttgcaTCTCACAACTGGATCCTAACAAAAATATAGATGGCGCtgtattcaattaaaaattatgatatacttatacccttttctatttccattATCTTACTTTGCCCGcataattcataattattcattcaataattctGTTCatcacatttatttttataatattacaccAACAATGAGTATAGACGTAATTCTTGAATGATTTTAATGACTTATTCGTTTTGTGATTTTAGAAAGTCCtaatttaatgattaatagaatttaaatttattcttattttaatcattttattttattttattttattttattttagataaaattttgcatttaatttaatttaacttcaaagaagtaaaagaaaatgaacaattttatattctaatttaaacaaatattattttcccgtaaagaaaaggaataatttaACACACATCTCGGTGTGTTTATTTCAGCTTTATGTGTACCTTTATTCAAGATTATCACAATTAGAAATATCAATACTTTGTTGATTCATTGTTGATCACgtgaaatgtaaataaaagacCGATTCTGACGATTACTGGATCAGTTTTCTTTGGTACTCTGACGAGTAAACATTgaagttctctctttctatacggATAAGCACAGacgatttataatttcatttattttacgttcgtaattaattaatattaaaaaaatttcatacaaTTGCGAAGTAAAGTCGGTATCGGTTAGTTATTTATCATCTTGGGGGATATAATACTCGTTATGTTACAACAATGAATACATAtcaaacaattatttaatattttcgaatcttattataacaataatattaattattttgtttctattttttctgtttcagaatttaattctaatcgCGCACGTAGCAATGAGATAATCAAGTATCGTTAAttgtatcgttaaaataaaaatattgcgaagtaaaaataatatttattcgtttacgTTTCTCGATTTAAAGAACAAGTGAACTTGCATTTACTACGTGCAATACAGTCGTAGAGTTAGTATTTGTTcgcaaaatattttgttttttttaataattgcaaAGATTGTATTTATAGAAGACAGTAAAATTTCACAAAGTAAATTCAGTGACTATCCGTTAAAAAATAACTATTATCGTATTAGAGTAAGTGCGTCATTAAAGAGGATCTTAATATACAGTGATATCGACTTCTCTCATTTTCAATCACTCATGGATCATCCACCCTTAATTGACCCTAAAACGGACAAATGTTTAAGAGCCATCGatgaacttcttaagtagtaagtaaatttttaagaaatgtGTTTCAGTATTATAGatcgaacaaaaataattaagatcgAATATTATCTTGAATAAAAAACTTGCGAATTAGATTAGATCAGAAAGGCATAAAATCTTTCAATTCCGTGGAATAtagaacatttcttttctacttttcgatttgataaataaatctcACGATATTATCGAGTTAAAATCAATCACAAAAAGCGTTGAATAGACAATGATTTACTTCGTATTTCGTAGTAGATTTTAAAGTAGAGTTATCATTAGACCATGGGTCTCCACATATAGCAATTTCTACGTGGTGGGACCTGAATCGGTATTACTTGCAACATATCGAAATTTAATGTGATGTgagtattaccgagcgaatatatattttactttgtttccaaaatatttacaatctaattcctattaaatattaaagtaattacattttacatGCTTATTATACttcgataaataaacaaaattgatataggagaattctaaaataatttcttagagAAAcactgaaaattttttatttctttatttttatttatttttatttaccctTTTcgagttaaatattatatttaatattatacttatgTCCGCTATTATATCGACATAGtcctcatttatttttatttttcttattaattctaatttattcttatttattcaaaCGCATAACAATATCATATATTGAGATAATGATTGAGATAATGATTTTTGTTTAATGTTTAATTTACTTACTTTATTTttggaatgaaaaataaataaggaacTTGCTATGACGAAGTATGCACATGCAATACTGGCACGAGATCTGCTGCGATAGTTGAAGAAACAATAGAATTTGGGATGATTTGTATGGACGGATAAATTTGTAGACGGGAAGGACATAccctatttattcttattaatttttacttaatcttgtttataagaatatattgtGTGTTTATCTATtctcgaaagattttttcgACGCGATTTTTgccaagaaaaataaaattttttatttaatattaaaaaatgcgGAAAAGCCATGCTCTCGCTTAAACCTTCATTTGTAAAATACGATCTTGTTTATCAAAATCGGTAAAGAATTATGCCTGTAGTCATTTTTGtcataaatcattataaaactAGGAGTAATGAATAGCTTTAAATTGTAAAACTATCATAAATCAAAGCAAGATCAGTTGTATCCTGATACAAAATCGTGTATATGTTTATCATAccatgataaatattttaaatattttaagtatGGTTCACAGAGTGATTGATCTTTGcataattattacttaataataaatactttttatattcaagaaactatattgtataaaaattattaaaatatgactacATATccagtttaataattttttcattatttatgcatttaatgtttacatatatttatttcattaataatcttaAGATTAAAGtctttgcaattattttttcgcaaaagatattttcatcgCATGTGAAGGTGTAATTTTAAATCCTTGAAGTGCATCTTTAGCAGCACCCGATTGAACTTCATTTTCAAACTCAACAAATGCAATATCATGCCGATTTGGTACTAAACGAACTTCTTTAAAACCAGGAAATTGATTGAAAAGCATAGATAACATCATTTCACTAGTTTCATCAGGAAGATTTGTAAGGAACAAAATTTGATTTGGAGGTTGTTCAGGTACAGCTGTATTAAC harbors:
- the LOC127062101 gene encoding vinculin isoform X4 yields the protein MPVFHTKTIESILEPVAQQVSRLVILHEEAEDGNAMPDLGKPVQAVSMAVTNLIKVGKETINSSDDALLKQDMPAALQRVEGASRLLEEASAMLKQDPYSGPARKKLIEGSRGILQGTSSLLLCFDESEVRKIIRECKRVLDYLAVTEVIETMEDLVHFLKNLSPCLSKVSREVSAREKELTHQVHREILIRCLEQVKTLAPILICSMKIFIHIISQGGKGAEEAAENRNYLSGRMSDELNEIIRVLQLTTYDEEEWDADQLTVLKKAQSAIESRIRAAYDWLDDGLALRGGVGEKSLRQIVEQASRLAERYLSPSQAEPLSKLASQIITMTDALCELRQNEKGTTPQAEALARGIKEKLNELRSCVASALVAADKSGTAQTAHTVAGRLEQANKWLLNPQQDDKGLGQKAIALIIHEGKKNQQHVANVAEGLPGIHKVEILQLCDEVDNLSHQLGDLCAHGQGNTPRAQEIARQLSHKLYELKNRIQQAVVSRVVEDFIDITTPLKQFTDAVLAPEGTPGRDQNFNDKTHALQTFSNRAAKTARMVAAGGSGGNKKLAEALAASASQVESLTPQLVNAGRIRMTYPDSKAADEHFENLRQQYAETMQRARALCDEATDSGDFIRTSEEQMQKHTYLCEEAIAKSYPQKMVDNTAAIARLADRVILVAKQESDNSEDPAFIQRVNQATDTLQNSIAPMIQNAKYVTINTNDNTAAYHWRESNRALLSNVGQVHKAIVVHPDLVQPPSMSQLHITDEEQMPSQQYNYFTDKVGQPLRNQPSPSNLRVISPTLGSNKPQHRSLSPLPKWARGGDNPDLLYQELASDNELEKSICAGEVAPPRPPLPGGDIPPPRPPPPETDDEDEMFMHAPQPNQPIMMAAHGLHQEVRQWSSKDNEIIAAAKKMAVLMGKLSGLVRGEGGNKRDLIACAKAIAEASQEVTRLAKELARECTDKRIRTNLLQVCERIPTIGTQLKILSTVKATMLGAQEMLPSWEELMLYGKRINKLCLMLYITFFSFSFCHFLSSLIFTYLTICNYLVKMHANLASFKTQTHKFAMLCLILH